One Epidermidibacterium keratini DNA segment encodes these proteins:
- a CDS encoding FecCD family ABC transporter permease: protein MDSPRSSSNSPQMAEVMTRRRSGSALSITVGVALLVITAVAAVSVGTAQLDFASVWSVLLSRLGIGTSELGGTQAAIVWELRLPRVIGAMVVGAGLALCGAVMQTLMRNPLADPYLLGLSSGAGVGAVVVIVLGVGGGPLVLSLGAFGGALVALLVVLMLAGARGGRLTPTRTILAGVAFAAFASAISALLLVTAAGDAAKRVMLWTFGSLGGLRWDSLGVACVVLAAVTVLVLLHGRTLNSLTFGDRLAGSLGVEVARARWVLLVATAVLTAVLVAICGAIGFVGLVVPHAVAFVTPYDHRLRIPITMIAGALFLTWVDVIARVAFAPREMPIGVMTAIIGVPLFIWLLHRNRRI, encoded by the coding sequence ATGGACTCGCCGCGCTCGAGCAGCAACTCGCCGCAGATGGCTGAGGTCATGACCCGCCGTCGGAGCGGGTCGGCTCTGTCCATCACCGTGGGTGTCGCCTTGCTGGTCATCACGGCGGTGGCGGCCGTCTCGGTGGGCACCGCGCAACTTGACTTCGCCTCGGTGTGGTCGGTTCTGCTCTCTCGGCTTGGTATCGGGACCTCCGAGCTCGGCGGCACGCAGGCGGCGATCGTGTGGGAGCTGCGTCTGCCGCGGGTGATCGGGGCGATGGTCGTCGGTGCTGGCTTGGCGCTCTGCGGCGCCGTCATGCAGACGCTCATGCGAAACCCGCTCGCTGACCCGTACCTGCTCGGCCTGTCCAGCGGCGCTGGCGTCGGCGCGGTCGTGGTGATCGTCCTGGGCGTTGGCGGCGGCCCGCTCGTGCTGTCGCTGGGCGCGTTTGGTGGCGCGCTCGTTGCACTGCTGGTCGTGCTGATGCTGGCCGGCGCTCGCGGCGGGCGGCTCACCCCGACCCGCACGATCCTCGCTGGAGTCGCCTTCGCCGCGTTCGCATCGGCAATCAGTGCCCTGCTACTCGTCACCGCAGCTGGTGATGCCGCCAAGCGGGTGATGCTGTGGACGTTCGGGTCGCTGGGCGGCCTGCGGTGGGACTCGCTTGGTGTTGCCTGCGTCGTACTCGCCGCCGTCACTGTCCTGGTGCTGTTGCACGGCCGCACCCTGAACTCGCTCACCTTCGGCGATCGGCTGGCAGGCTCGCTCGGCGTGGAGGTCGCGCGTGCCAGGTGGGTGCTGCTCGTCGCGACAGCGGTGCTGACCGCCGTACTCGTTGCCATCTGCGGCGCGATCGGCTTCGTCGGCCTCGTCGTCCCGCACGCAGTCGCGTTCGTGACGCCCTACGACCACCGGCTGCGGATACCGATCACGATGATCGCCGGTGCGCTCTTCCTCACGTGGGTTGATGTGATCGCCCGAGTCGCGTTTGCTCCGCGCGAGATGCCGATCGGAGTCATGACTGCGATTATCGGCGTGCCGCTCTTTATCTGGCTGTTGCACCGCAACCGGAGGATCTAG
- a CDS encoding methionine ABC transporter ATP-binding protein: MIDIERLSKTYQGKSGTVAALTDVTLHVEPGEIYGIVGRSGAGKSTLLRHLNLLERPTSGTVRLDGRDLGEVSAQELRATRRSIGVVFQHFNLLGARTVAGNVEFPLEIAGISKKQRRERVTELLGLVGLTDKAAAYPSQLSGGQKQRVGIARALAANPKVLLCDEATSALDTDTTAQILELIAKINRELGITVVLITHELEVVRRICHSAALLDDGRVVESGRLSDLLSDPDSALAERILPTGLGGRVLAEDEALITLRGDVADTAILSELSRDLHLDVVLRGGGIEHVGDTAVSRLLLQLRPEEGQLNPLKTREYLEDRGAQVVLG; encoded by the coding sequence ATGATCGATATCGAGCGTCTTTCTAAGACATATCAAGGAAAGTCCGGCACCGTTGCAGCGCTCACCGATGTGACGTTGCATGTCGAGCCAGGCGAGATCTATGGCATCGTCGGGCGCAGTGGTGCTGGCAAGAGCACACTGCTGCGCCACCTCAACCTGCTTGAGCGACCGACGTCGGGGACGGTCCGTCTTGATGGACGTGACCTCGGCGAGGTGAGCGCTCAGGAGCTTCGCGCCACGCGTCGCAGCATCGGTGTCGTGTTCCAGCACTTCAACCTGCTGGGCGCGCGTACGGTGGCCGGCAACGTTGAGTTTCCCCTCGAGATCGCCGGTATATCGAAGAAGCAGCGGCGCGAGCGGGTCACTGAGCTGCTCGGTCTTGTCGGTCTCACCGACAAGGCGGCGGCGTACCCGTCGCAGCTCTCGGGTGGGCAGAAGCAGCGAGTCGGTATCGCCCGGGCGCTTGCGGCTAACCCGAAGGTGCTGCTGTGCGACGAGGCGACGAGCGCCCTCGACACCGACACGACCGCACAGATCCTCGAGCTGATCGCCAAGATCAACCGCGAGCTGGGCATCACCGTCGTACTCATCACCCACGAGCTTGAAGTGGTACGCCGTATCTGCCACAGTGCAGCGCTGTTGGATGACGGGCGGGTCGTCGAGTCGGGCCGACTGTCGGACCTGCTGTCGGATCCAGACTCGGCGCTTGCCGAGCGGATCCTGCCGACTGGTCTTGGCGGGCGCGTGCTCGCGGAAGACGAAGCGCTGATCACGCTGCGCGGCGACGTCGCCGATACCGCGATTCTCTCCGAGCTCTCGCGGGATCTGCACCTGGACGTCGTGCTGCGTGGCGGGGGAATCGAGCACGTGGGTGATACCGCCGTCAGCCGGCTGCTGCTGCAGCTGCGTCCGGAGGAAGGTCAGCTCAACCCGCTCAAGACCCGCGAGTATCTCGAGGACCGCGGCGCACAGGTGGTGCTGGGATGA
- a CDS encoding isopenicillin N synthase family dioxygenase, translating to MSTTSTALALPVLDLSKLDDPAGAEEFVGELRAATADYGFFYLVGHGIPIGLQREIIQVARRFFELPQQHKEQIDKINSPHYRGYSRLGGEYTRGEVDWREQIDIGAERAPLTGDAAAADWATLVGPNQWPDALPEFRTLLEEWSGALEGVAWRLLRAWLRSLGQREDLLDSAFTPANPLIKVVRYPAQSGEQSDQGVGAHKDGGVLTLLYVEPGKSGLEVEKDGEWVAAPPIDGALIVNIGEMFEVATDGYLKATNHRVVSHPGEGDRISVPYFFNPNFDATFPHWDLPAEYAARASGVSTDPLNPIHATYGHNVIKSRVRSHPDVAERHHPELIGKYNT from the coding sequence ATGTCCACGACATCGACTGCGCTGGCGTTGCCGGTGCTTGATCTGTCAAAGCTAGACGACCCGGCCGGTGCCGAAGAGTTCGTCGGGGAGCTGCGTGCCGCGACTGCGGACTACGGCTTCTTCTACCTCGTCGGGCACGGCATCCCGATAGGTCTGCAGCGCGAGATCATCCAGGTCGCGCGTCGCTTCTTCGAGCTTCCGCAGCAGCACAAGGAGCAGATCGACAAGATCAACAGCCCGCACTACCGCGGCTACAGCAGGCTCGGCGGCGAATACACCCGCGGTGAGGTCGACTGGCGCGAGCAGATCGACATCGGCGCCGAACGTGCCCCGCTCACCGGCGATGCCGCGGCCGCCGACTGGGCAACGCTGGTCGGGCCCAACCAGTGGCCCGATGCGCTTCCGGAGTTCCGCACGCTGCTCGAGGAGTGGTCCGGCGCGCTAGAAGGCGTCGCGTGGCGGCTACTGCGCGCCTGGCTGCGTTCGCTCGGACAGCGCGAGGACCTGCTCGACTCGGCATTCACGCCGGCGAACCCGCTCATCAAGGTGGTGCGCTACCCGGCGCAGAGCGGCGAACAGTCAGATCAAGGCGTCGGCGCGCATAAGGACGGCGGCGTACTCACGTTGCTGTATGTCGAGCCGGGTAAGAGCGGTCTGGAAGTCGAGAAGGACGGTGAATGGGTTGCGGCCCCGCCGATCGACGGCGCTCTGATCGTCAACATCGGTGAGATGTTCGAGGTCGCCACCGACGGCTACCTGAAGGCGACGAACCATCGGGTGGTATCGCATCCGGGGGAGGGCGATCGCATCAGCGTGCCCTACTTCTTCAACCCGAACTTTGACGCGACCTTCCCGCACTGGGACCTGCCGGCCGAGTACGCCGCTCGCGCGAGCGGGGTGAGCACTGATCCGCTCAACCCGATCCACGCGACCTACGGCCACAACGTCATCAAGAGTCGGGTCCGCAGCCACCCCGATGTTGCCGAGCGGCACCACCCGGAGCTCATCGGCAAGTACAACACCTAG
- a CDS encoding YigZ family protein has translation MPSPYLTVAGSAEVETEVKRSRFMARASRVESEYDAREAIERDRRKFWDARHHCSAFVLGARGEITRSNDDGEPAGTAGAPILQAITGRGLSDVVVVVTRYFGGTLLGAGGLVRAYGDAAAQALDRADVVRRVPGVAATITAHIAEAGKLENALHSREVEITEVEYAAAVRLAVRIPGDREEELRAIVAEFTRGHGAVEIGADTWFDSTPKTT, from the coding sequence ATGCCTTCGCCGTACCTGACGGTCGCCGGCTCCGCTGAGGTAGAGACCGAAGTGAAGCGCTCGCGTTTTATGGCTCGGGCCAGTCGGGTCGAGTCTGAGTACGACGCGCGCGAGGCCATCGAGCGAGACCGGCGCAAGTTCTGGGATGCCCGTCACCACTGCTCCGCGTTCGTGCTCGGCGCACGCGGCGAGATCACCCGATCCAACGACGACGGCGAGCCCGCCGGCACCGCCGGCGCGCCTATCTTGCAGGCGATCACCGGACGCGGGCTCAGCGACGTCGTTGTGGTCGTCACCCGCTATTTCGGCGGCACTCTGCTGGGCGCCGGCGGGCTGGTTCGTGCGTACGGCGACGCGGCCGCCCAAGCACTCGACAGAGCGGACGTCGTACGCCGCGTCCCGGGTGTGGCTGCCACGATCACGGCACACATCGCGGAAGCCGGAAAACTGGAGAACGCGCTACATAGTAGGGAAGTAGAGATCACCGAGGTCGAGTACGCCGCCGCGGTGCGGTTGGCGGTGCGCATCCCAGGTGACCGCGAGGAAGAGCTCCGGGCGATCGTCGCAGAGTTCACGCGCGGTCACGGCGCGGTCGAAATCGGAGCCGACACCTGGTTTGACTCGACGCCGAAGACGACGTAA
- a CDS encoding haloacid dehalogenase type II, with protein MDETTPKVLAFDVFGTVVDWHGSIAAEIADRFPDVDAAEFARAWRAGYQPAMASVAQSGEWVRLDDLHLQILRNVLSDFQLSVDEAEAAELNLVWHRLRPWPDSVEAIARLRTRFTVVPLSNGNISLLSDMAKNAGIGWDAVLSAEIVRRYKPDPATYRSVGEIFGVPDSEVMMVAAHHDDLDGAAAAGLRTAYIERPNEYGEDRPKDVSGRAEHPLHFADIAALARHLLAH; from the coding sequence ATGGACGAGACGACGCCGAAGGTGCTTGCCTTCGATGTCTTCGGCACCGTGGTCGACTGGCACGGATCGATCGCAGCGGAGATCGCCGACCGCTTCCCCGACGTTGACGCGGCGGAGTTTGCCCGCGCCTGGCGGGCCGGATATCAGCCGGCCATGGCCTCTGTTGCGCAGAGCGGCGAGTGGGTGCGCCTCGATGACCTCCACCTGCAGATCCTTCGCAATGTGCTCTCTGACTTCCAGCTGTCGGTCGACGAAGCGGAGGCGGCGGAGCTGAACCTGGTGTGGCATCGGCTACGGCCGTGGCCGGACTCGGTCGAGGCGATCGCGCGGCTGCGGACGCGATTCACCGTCGTACCGCTCTCCAACGGCAACATCTCGCTGCTGTCCGACATGGCAAAGAACGCCGGCATCGGCTGGGACGCAGTGCTTTCTGCCGAGATCGTCCGCCGCTACAAACCCGACCCGGCGACGTATCGCAGCGTCGGCGAGATCTTCGGCGTTCCGGACTCGGAGGTCATGATGGTCGCCGCGCACCATGACGACCTGGACGGCGCGGCGGCCGCCGGCTTGCGGACGGCGTACATCGAGCGTCCGAACGAGTACGGCGAAGATCGACCCAAGGATGTCTCCGGGCGAGCGGAACATCCCTTACATTTCGCCGATATCGCCGCCCTCGCCCGGCACCTACTCGCCCATTAG
- a CDS encoding YihY/virulence factor BrkB family protein produces MAAEQSLLAQTEYEEKALAYEKRTKWTFAQRRAAWKAALRRAPVEFGRDQSTNLAASLTYYAILAIFPAALALVSLIGVFGNPQTTTDQLLDIVDSVGAGNARETIQPILDQLINSGAAGFALVFGILGAVFSASGYVSGFAIAMNRVYEVTEGRNAIKLKLQQVLITLALIVLAVIVAFSLVVSGDIAQTLGGLVGLGDQAVTVWNFAKLPVILLIVMFMVAMLYYLTPNIQRPKFRLFTLGSVIGVTVWILLSIGFAFYVTNFGRYNKTYGTLAGVIVFLLWIWITNIALLFGAEVDCEVERARQLQLGIKAERRLQLPPRDISAAIAQEERYDKVVAASRHIRQDAERTTRRRLLGRSTADRS; encoded by the coding sequence GTGGCCGCAGAGCAAAGCCTCCTCGCCCAGACCGAGTATGAAGAGAAGGCTCTGGCGTACGAGAAGCGCACCAAGTGGACGTTCGCGCAGCGACGGGCGGCGTGGAAGGCGGCGCTGCGCCGTGCCCCCGTCGAGTTCGGCCGCGACCAGAGCACCAACCTCGCAGCCTCACTGACCTACTACGCGATTCTGGCGATCTTCCCGGCAGCGCTGGCGCTCGTCTCGCTCATCGGCGTGTTTGGCAACCCGCAGACAACGACCGACCAACTGCTCGACATCGTCGACAGCGTGGGAGCCGGAAACGCACGCGAGACCATCCAGCCGATCCTCGACCAGCTCATCAACTCCGGAGCGGCAGGGTTCGCCCTGGTCTTCGGTATCCTCGGCGCCGTCTTCTCCGCGTCGGGCTATGTCAGCGGTTTTGCCATCGCGATGAACCGGGTCTACGAGGTGACAGAGGGCCGCAACGCGATCAAGCTCAAGCTGCAACAGGTGCTCATCACCCTCGCGCTGATCGTGCTCGCCGTCATCGTCGCCTTCAGCCTCGTCGTGAGCGGCGATATCGCCCAGACGCTCGGCGGGCTGGTCGGTCTCGGTGACCAGGCCGTGACGGTGTGGAACTTCGCCAAGCTGCCGGTGATCTTGCTGATCGTGATGTTCATGGTCGCGATGCTCTACTACCTCACGCCCAACATCCAGCGGCCGAAGTTCCGGCTCTTTACGCTCGGATCGGTCATCGGGGTGACGGTCTGGATCTTGCTTTCGATCGGATTTGCCTTCTACGTCACGAACTTTGGGCGTTACAACAAGACCTACGGCACCCTGGCCGGCGTCATCGTCTTCCTGCTCTGGATCTGGATCACCAACATCGCGCTGTTGTTTGGTGCGGAGGTCGACTGCGAGGTCGAGCGGGCCCGCCAGCTCCAGCTGGGCATCAAGGCCGAGCGTCGCCTGCAGCTTCCGCCACGCGACATCTCTGCAGCGATCGCGCAGGAGGAGCGATACGACAAGGTCGTGGCCGCGTCTCGACATATCCGTCAGGACGCCGAACGCACCACTCGCCGCCGCCTGCTCGGCCGCTCCACCGCCGACCGGTCCTAG
- a CDS encoding methionine ABC transporter permease — protein MNKTTISEALPELWTAFGETLLMVSVAFALTVVLGGALGVLLLLTSPGGLLQNRPVNAVLGAIVNLGRSLPFLILLIALIPVTRLIVGTAFGPEAAIVPLTIGSIPFFGRVVESALREVSPGKIEAAEAIGATRKQIVTKVLLPESKPALIAGATLTLVMLIGFSTMAGTIGGGGVGDFAIRYGYQRFNTPVLLTAVVVLIVLVQLIQSIGDLAVRRLQHVR, from the coding sequence ATGAACAAGACGACAATCTCTGAAGCTCTGCCTGAGCTGTGGACGGCATTTGGCGAGACTCTGCTGATGGTGTCGGTCGCGTTTGCGCTGACCGTCGTACTCGGCGGAGCGCTCGGCGTCCTGCTGCTGCTGACCAGTCCCGGTGGGCTCCTGCAAAACCGCCCCGTCAACGCCGTCCTCGGTGCGATCGTCAACCTTGGCCGCTCGCTGCCGTTCTTGATCTTGCTGATTGCTCTGATCCCCGTCACTCGCCTGATCGTGGGCACGGCATTTGGCCCGGAGGCGGCGATCGTGCCGCTGACGATCGGCTCGATCCCGTTCTTCGGGCGGGTCGTCGAGTCGGCGCTGCGTGAGGTGAGCCCCGGCAAGATCGAGGCGGCCGAGGCGATCGGCGCGACCCGCAAGCAGATCGTCACCAAGGTGCTGCTTCCCGAGTCGAAGCCGGCCCTGATCGCCGGCGCGACGCTGACCCTCGTGATGCTCATCGGCTTCTCGACAATGGCCGGCACGATCGGCGGCGGGGGAGTCGGCGACTTCGCCATCCGCTACGGCTACCAACGGTTCAACACACCGGTGCTGCTCACCGCGGTCGTCGTACTCATCGTGCTTGTGCAGCTCATCCAGTCCATTGGCGACCTCGCCGTACGCCGTCTGCAGCACGTGCGATAA
- a CDS encoding YaaA family protein, producing the protein MLILLPPSEGKTAARRGASLRLDALSFEGLTEARETMLTATINAARSPAAQEIFKVSSGVLEEVRANVALPEVPAAPAWATYTGVLYDAFGYASLDAAAKRRAGRRVVLFSALFGALRLNDRIPAYRLSGSVSLPDVGAVSAYWAQRLGEVLDPVARGLIVDCRSSAYAAMWRAPDAVGVRVFRDVGGSRKVVTHMAKHSRGLVARALSERSDEPRTVAELASVLSDYFASTPVHTATGAPVAISIEHTDHTIDVITD; encoded by the coding sequence GTGCTTATCCTGCTTCCTCCGTCCGAAGGCAAGACCGCAGCCCGGCGCGGCGCGTCGCTGCGGCTGGACGCGCTGAGTTTCGAGGGCCTCACCGAGGCTCGCGAGACGATGCTGACCGCGACGATCAACGCGGCGAGAAGCCCTGCAGCACAGGAGATCTTCAAGGTCTCGAGCGGTGTACTCGAGGAGGTTCGCGCCAACGTCGCGCTCCCAGAGGTGCCGGCAGCGCCTGCGTGGGCGACCTATACCGGCGTGCTCTACGACGCGTTCGGATATGCCAGCCTCGACGCCGCGGCTAAACGACGGGCCGGACGACGCGTGGTGTTGTTTTCCGCGCTTTTCGGCGCGCTACGGCTCAATGACCGAATCCCGGCGTACCGGCTCTCCGGCTCGGTATCGCTGCCCGATGTCGGTGCGGTGTCGGCGTACTGGGCACAGCGACTCGGTGAAGTGCTCGATCCCGTCGCCCGGGGACTGATCGTCGACTGCCGGTCATCGGCGTACGCCGCCATGTGGCGGGCACCTGACGCAGTTGGCGTCCGAGTCTTTCGTGACGTCGGCGGCTCGCGCAAGGTGGTCACCCACATGGCCAAGCACAGCCGGGGTTTGGTGGCGCGGGCGCTCAGTGAGCGCTCCGACGAGCCACGCACGGTCGCCGAGCTCGCGTCGGTGCTCAGCGACTATTTCGCGAGCACGCCGGTGCACACCGCGACCGGCGCACCTGTGGCGATCTCG
- a CDS encoding ABC transporter substrate-binding protein, producing the protein MANCGVDVAVDTPPKAAVTVNQAATEIMLSLGLADDMAGTAYLDDEVSPALKADYDTVPVLAPEYPTQETLLEAEPDFVYASYSSAFDDSALGPRDDLADLTIDTYLSPVACPQKSQRLAQDFDAVYQEIIDIGAIFGVSERAQSLVDQLKSTVAQSMAADAGGGRTALLWDSGIQTPSVASGSGMGGYLLESAGLQNVFGEDTGDTYVSTSWEAIVDTDPDVIVLVDAEWDPATDKIAFLQSDPATAQLSAVKNNAFVTLPFVETTVGLRAVDGLAALEQQLAADG; encoded by the coding sequence TTGGCGAACTGCGGCGTTGACGTCGCAGTCGACACGCCGCCGAAGGCAGCGGTCACCGTCAACCAGGCGGCGACCGAGATCATGCTCAGCCTCGGTCTTGCTGATGACATGGCCGGCACGGCGTACCTCGACGACGAGGTATCGCCGGCGCTGAAGGCGGACTATGACACGGTCCCGGTGCTGGCGCCGGAGTACCCCACGCAGGAGACCCTGCTGGAGGCCGAGCCGGATTTCGTCTACGCGTCGTACTCCAGCGCCTTCGACGACAGTGCTCTCGGACCCCGCGACGACCTGGCAGACCTGACGATCGACACCTATCTCTCGCCAGTCGCCTGCCCGCAGAAGTCGCAGCGTTTGGCGCAGGACTTCGATGCCGTCTATCAGGAGATCATTGATATCGGTGCGATCTTCGGGGTGAGCGAGCGGGCGCAGTCGCTGGTCGACCAGCTCAAGTCGACGGTCGCGCAGTCGATGGCGGCGGACGCCGGAGGCGGGCGTACGGCGCTGCTGTGGGACAGCGGCATTCAGACACCCTCCGTTGCCTCCGGGTCGGGGATGGGCGGCTATCTGCTCGAGTCGGCTGGGCTGCAGAACGTCTTCGGTGAAGACACCGGTGACACCTACGTGAGCACCAGCTGGGAGGCGATCGTCGACACCGACCCAGATGTGATCGTGCTCGTCGACGCGGAGTGGGACCCAGCGACAGACAAGATCGCATTCCTGCAGAGCGATCCCGCCACAGCGCAGCTCAGCGCGGTGAAGAACAACGCGTTCGTGACGCTACCGTTTGTCGAGACGACGGTAGGCCTACGTGCGGTCGATGGACTCGCCGCGCTCGAGCAGCAACTCGCCGCAGATGGCTGA
- a CDS encoding MetQ/NlpA family ABC transporter substrate-binding protein, whose amino-acid sequence MTHALPIRRILAVLAGVLVSLTALTACGSAGADEGGPLRILASSTPHAEILKQVQDSGLLGDVELEISEISGDIDANQLLEAGDIDANFFQHDPYLQGWLAEHNTDDLVNVATVHVEPLGIYSQKVSSLDDVPSGATVALSNNLPNFARGLFLLQDAGLIKLDVQPTDEGLDFSQVTESNITENPKNLSFVQIDPAQLPNTLQDGQIDVSVINGNYALEAGLSPADDALALEPAEDNPYANTLTVKKDLQDDPRVKALAKALESPEIAKWIKDQYAGSVIPVHGE is encoded by the coding sequence ATGACTCACGCATTGCCCATTCGTCGAATTCTCGCCGTGCTGGCCGGCGTACTCGTCTCGCTCACCGCGTTGACGGCGTGCGGTTCGGCCGGCGCCGACGAGGGTGGCCCGCTTCGCATTCTCGCGTCCTCCACACCGCACGCCGAGATCCTGAAACAAGTGCAGGACTCCGGGCTGCTCGGCGACGTCGAGCTGGAGATCTCTGAGATATCCGGAGACATCGATGCCAACCAGCTGCTGGAAGCCGGCGATATCGACGCCAACTTCTTCCAGCACGACCCCTACCTGCAGGGCTGGCTCGCCGAGCACAACACCGATGACCTGGTCAACGTCGCCACGGTCCACGTCGAACCTCTCGGGATCTACTCGCAGAAGGTGAGCTCGCTCGACGACGTGCCCTCCGGTGCGACGGTGGCGCTCTCGAACAACCTGCCGAACTTCGCACGAGGGCTGTTCTTGCTCCAGGACGCCGGGCTCATCAAGCTCGATGTGCAGCCGACCGACGAGGGCTTGGACTTCAGCCAGGTCACCGAGTCCAACATCACCGAGAACCCCAAGAACCTGTCGTTTGTGCAGATTGACCCGGCGCAGCTGCCCAACACGCTGCAGGACGGGCAGATCGACGTCAGCGTGATCAACGGCAACTACGCACTCGAGGCGGGATTGTCGCCGGCCGACGACGCGCTCGCACTCGAGCCGGCCGAAGATAACCCCTATGCCAACACGTTGACGGTCAAGAAGGATCTGCAGGACGACCCGCGAGTGAAGGCTCTGGCGAAGGCTCTTGAGTCGCCCGAGATCGCGAAGTGGATCAAGGATCAGTACGCCGGCTCGGTCATCCCGGTTCACGGAGAGTAG
- a CDS encoding GNAT family N-acetyltransferase gives MKIRPFTESDRPAALALAPRLMENVNPWSDQSTGPVDTVEWMLDQQTNDTPMAVFVAEDDEGFAGMVKVFEKGHMAGEREAYVDGLAVEERVARQGLGTELMEVCEDWARKRGHKWVHIETPASNQVARDFYGAIGYGEEVVKLSKEI, from the coding sequence ATGAAGATCCGTCCATTCACCGAGAGTGACCGTCCGGCAGCGCTCGCGCTTGCCCCGCGGCTGATGGAGAACGTCAACCCCTGGAGTGACCAGAGCACCGGGCCGGTCGACACCGTGGAGTGGATGCTCGACCAGCAGACCAACGACACGCCGATGGCGGTGTTCGTCGCCGAGGACGACGAGGGCTTCGCTGGGATGGTCAAGGTGTTTGAGAAGGGCCACATGGCAGGCGAACGCGAGGCGTACGTCGATGGGCTCGCGGTCGAAGAGCGCGTCGCGCGCCAGGGCCTGGGCACCGAGCTGATGGAGGTATGCGAGGACTGGGCGCGCAAGCGCGGTCACAAGTGGGTGCACATCGAGACGCCTGCCAGCAACCAGGTCGCTCGCGACTTCTACGGCGCTATCGGCTACGGCGAAGAGGTCGTCAAGCTCTCCAAGGAGATCTAG
- a CDS encoding SDR family oxidoreductase, translated as MADKLNRFEGKAALVTGGSRGIGLGIAQAILNEGGQVLITGRKQDSLDEAAKELDAGDRLLTLAGNASQDDHRQEAIDLVLSKFGRLDHVVGNVGINPYYGSTLDIPLDSARKILDTNIVSTLGLVQQAWHAWMKDNGGSVVIVASVAGLRSAGPIGIYGTSKAGLIQLTKQLSIDMAPKVRVNAISPAVIKTRFAEALYAENEQEVADSYPLKRLGIPEDIGATAAFLLADDSGWITGQNIVVDGGALHTPKV; from the coding sequence ATGGCCGACAAGCTCAACCGTTTCGAAGGGAAGGCTGCGCTCGTCACCGGCGGCAGCCGCGGGATTGGACTCGGTATCGCGCAGGCGATCCTCAACGAGGGCGGCCAGGTCCTCATTACCGGTCGCAAGCAAGACTCGCTCGACGAGGCCGCGAAGGAACTCGATGCCGGCGACCGGCTGCTCACCCTCGCCGGCAACGCATCGCAGGATGACCACCGGCAGGAGGCGATCGACCTGGTGCTGTCGAAGTTCGGCCGCCTCGACCACGTCGTCGGCAACGTCGGCATCAACCCGTACTACGGCTCGACCCTCGATATCCCCCTGGATTCGGCACGCAAGATCCTCGACACCAACATCGTGTCGACCCTCGGGCTCGTGCAGCAGGCGTGGCACGCCTGGATGAAGGACAACGGCGGCTCGGTCGTGATCGTCGCGTCCGTGGCCGGCCTGCGCTCGGCCGGACCGATCGGCATCTACGGCACGTCCAAGGCTGGACTGATCCAGCTCACCAAGCAGCTGTCGATCGACATGGCGCCGAAGGTGCGGGTCAACGCCATCTCGCCGGCGGTCATCAAGACGCGCTTCGCGGAGGCACTGTATGCCGAAAACGAGCAGGAGGTCGCCGACTCCTACCCGCTGAAGCGGCTCGGCATACCCGAGGACATCGGCGCCACCGCAGCGTTCTTGCTCGCCGACGACTCTGGCTGGATCACCGGGCAAAACATCGTCGTCGACGGCGGCGCACTGCACACGCCCAAGGTCTAA